The sequence below is a genomic window from Nicotiana tomentosiformis chromosome 6, ASM39032v3, whole genome shotgun sequence.
ttacggcactagcatttgaagtacttgattaacttttaaatgataaaattaattcattgttcggacaagaaataagataaaaataaaaggactttactttattccttccattttcaaaagtacataagcattcgttgtgctgaaaaagaaattgccattacttataGCTAATTCGTACAACTTGTTTATACGGGGCTGGCCGCGCAATCCTCGGTCCCAATGATACATCTTTGTTCCCGGATTTTGTAGTCACGGTGCATGTGGCAGTCATAGTTTCGTTAGATGTATCATTCCCTCCCTCCCATtattcgaatgcgaagaatgcgaatttgaacactggaagtcttgctcctttgaagataccactagtgaatggttggataatctttggtcCGATAGCAAGCTTCACTTCCCATTAGGAACTTTGCTATAGGTCCAAAGATTACCTAACCACCCCCAGTGACTTGAACTCGTGAATGATCGGATAACATTTGGCCCGATAACAAGCTTTATTTCTCGGTAGGAACTATGCcatcgagcaaaagactatctaaccatcCCGTAGTGTCTTATTGCTTTCATGCCTTGTCTTTTAAAGGTCTTACTTCTACTGACGATGCTTTCTCCGTAGTATGCATTCCGTTGCTGCCTCGTCAAAAACCTTGACAtaaaaacccaattgggaaaaATATTGGAtgaagggaaaaatagtgcaacacatactttcagtataggcaatgttcatcagcaatagtatCTTTTGAAGTGTACCACGTTCCAGTTTCTCGACAATTTTACCTcatcttgattttccaattcATATGATCCTTTCCCGGTGATAACTGAAACCTGGTAGGGGCTTTCCTATGTTGGACCCAACTTTGTTGCGTTGATCTTTCGGGTATTTGGGtcactttccttaaaaccaagtctcccactttgaaaaaAATGGAGATTAcctcttcggttgtaatatctttccattctttgtTTTTGAGCCCCCATCCTtatatgtgccaagtccctgcgttcgtcGAGCAGCTCCAGTCTGACCATTAATGTTTCTGTTTGCTTGTTCGTCCCCCTGGAAGTATCTCATGgtaggttcccctacttccaccccGATCAAGGCTTCTGATCCATATACGAGAGAAAAAAGTTTCTCCCATGTGCTTGATTTAGTCGTTGTTCGGTATGCACATAACATTCCTGgtaactcttcgggccatttgcctttggctacttccaatctctttttgagattttgaataattACTTTGTTCGTTAATTTCGCTTGTCCGTTTGCACTCGGGTGATATGGCGAtgatgtgattcttttgattttcaggtcttcaaggaattttgtgacttttgtgccTATAAATTGTGGCATGTTTTCGCaagctatctcttttggtatcccagacctgcaaattatgttctcctACATGAAATCGACTACTTCACGCTCACCGATTTTCTGGTACGGACCCgcaacccacttagaaaagtagccagttaaaatcaaaagaaatcttaccttgcCGGGAGCCGGCGACAGCGGACCGACTATGTCCataccccatttcatgaatggccggGGCGACAAAACCGAGTGCAATAATTTTGCATGTTGATGCACCAACGGTGCGTGGCATTGACACTAATTGCATTTCTGAACATAAGCCTTGGCGCCTTGTTTCATCctgggccagtagtatcctaccTTAATAAGCTTTAATACCAAGGAATCCACCTGAGTGATTTCCACAGATTCCTTCGTGAGCTTCTCTCATAACGTAGTTAGCTTCGGAGGCTCCTAAACATCGGGCCAATGGGCCTTGGAaatattttctatacaattgaccTCCCCTGAAGTAGTATCGAACTACTTTAATGTCGCAGCACCCGTGATGCCTTGGGATCTTCGGGTAGTTTTCCGTGCTCGAGATGGTCAAcgatctcattcctccagtcccagaccaaattggtCGAGTTTACTTCATTATAGCCATCTATATCCATTACCGAATGAATAAGTTATACGATCATATCAGAGTCTGACCCCTTCAATTCTTGGACGATCCTAGATTAGCCAGTGCGCTTGCTTCCGCGTTTTCCTCTCTCGGAATATGGGTTattgaccattccctgaaccgTGTAAGCAGAGCCTGGACTTTCACTACATATTGTTGCATGCATTTTTAAAAAGGCAAAAAGGTAAAGGTAGTTCAACAGATCCACATGGAACACGTCATAACATAATCGATCACTACCTTGAAAAATACATGCTAGGTTGCTATACTAATTTGGTggatgacaagtggtatggtgttctacgtaccttggaaaataagcctatcaatattcatactgatctcaaagttgcagggcacattattgaggggGAAACACATActacaaagcctgaaggtatgcgaatttggggtgaaaaactacaatgggttcccATATACTAAAAATGtgtgattatgaagtactatgCCATTTGCATGGGCTAGTTGTACCACAAGCACTGTCTGCACCATTCCAAAtaaacacacacaaagatgaaccagaaATGATTTGGCATTTGATGCAGGAGAAtttagagatggaaaaggcactagCCGTTCATCATGCACTGGATGATCTTAGCTACCTACAAGGAACAGAGGATCAGTATTATGATTTATTAGAGAATGAAAAATTGCATAGAGACATTGATTATCTGTATTTCAAACAGTTGTCGAGTGGGAGGGAGTACCAAAGTTTCTACCGCAGACGTTGGACGTAGGAGTCCCATAttgttgtagaaatcaagcaagttgtcttattgatgatagcgatgaaatacgagaaatgtgTGTCAACTGGGCCTAGATTATGATGCCCTCGGTCCGTACGGATGCGTACAAGatgttgacgaagaagatgaagacattgacaatgaaatagtgccagACAGTGATGATAATGGCGAATgaaaattgttatttatttcttgaagttaTTTTAAAGTATTGTATTGAATCTTCAATGCTAATTGTCAATTAGATTGAAAACTATTGGAAActtaattttatttaataaatattgcaAGCAGCACCATTACAGACATTTAGTACAACAAAATATACTACAACAAATCACTAAGTTTATCATTGAAAATTGGGTGCATTAGATGAACTGCCATCAGAAGCTGAATTACCACCGCTTCCCAAACCGACTGAAGGACATATACGGTGATCGTATCCTGTTTGGAAACATATACCATATTTACGcacataaacggtatcaccaacatccatttgatTCTGTATCTATGTTCTTTTTTGTACTTGCCGGCGACGCACATAAttcttgttacacaccattttaaatggttccggtggccaataatgctcagcactcACTGGTTGGAAGTTGTCGCTATAGGTGTTTTtgtatgcagcaacactatattctttatcatcgTACCTTGTCGCAGCAAAACtagtatgttgaaagcacttcatggcatgtgagcatAGAAAGTGATAGATCAACCATTTCCCACACGAACATAATCTGTTGGATTCATTGATGTTGTGGGTATTATTACCGCGATTTTGATGCAAaccagtgcgaacttcaaaaatatttcgctcatTGCAATATTGCAAATATGTATGCCACTGTGCTCGCTTCCTATGTTTCTCAAATCATTTCATCGGCATTGGCATAAATTGAACACCCCTTTCCAACAAGGAAGATGCACTTCGggatctttcaacaaacctcttaGCCATCttcttgaatgacatccgcaccatggcagtgacagaaAATCCACGGACAGACTTCaacaacccgttgaaagactctgacacgttTGTTGTCAAAATTAACCATCTTCTACTACCATCCTTATGCAAAATCCGCTTATCAAGTTCATGTTGCATCAACCAACGATAATCTCCTGGGTCTTCCTCCTAATCAATTTCActcgcctcctgaatttacactctttaTGATCTGTTGTAACCAttcacattaaatcatgtaagtTCTTGTTCGGATAAGCCCGTTAGAAGTTGGTCTTCAAGTGCCTAACatagtaacggtggtaggcatataGTTCCTTCCATGCATCCAAAGTCTATACATAACTTAAAATTCCACCATGCCGATCATATATTAGATAAATACCTGAAGTTGTCTAgcaacgtgctccttcaagtggtttaAAAACCATGTCCAAGTCTCTTCACTTTCATTGGAACAAATAGCAAATGCGAGGGGAAATATGCTTCCATTAGAATCTACTGCAATGACAATCAAcatcttaatatcatactttccatagacatgagtgtcgtctatggagaTTAAcggccgacaatgcacaaaaccatcaatggctggtttaaatgcccagaacacatatctaaatatgaattctagtattcccggactccgctcaagctttcaTTCAACAATAGTCCCAGGGTTAAAGTGTTTGCAAAGCAGCCATGTACTTGGGTAGAgcggcaaatgacttatcccaattACTATAAACAATCTCAAACGCACGTttacgcccgagaaatgcctttcttttggtaacgGTACAACCATATACTTGGTGGACAAATATTATACACTCTttaatcttgtaccttatggatgaTTCAATGTGTAGAATCAAGACAAgataaatcaagtcaacattcaagttaaaatgatttcCATTGAATGTGTCCATATCACAAGTGTGGCTGCCAATGTATTTTTCCACAATCCATatatttgttttcaactttctcgcacgcagcatccatctacaaccttgaaaccatctacgacaaataacctCATATACTTTCGGAGATGACTCATAAACCTCGATCTCACGACAATGTTTTATGCTGTAAATTCGCACCGCTCTGCTAAGGCACGCTTTATCAGCAAGAAGCATATTCTTTGACAGCTCTGttggtctagattcatcccaTATTGATGtccgaatttcatcaaaatcccttgtgagggcattcACATCCTGCAAACTGAGCAACTGAttaaggtagggaatctcccttgaatgaaaagGCACATGGGAATCGTACACTCTGGGTCGCGGATGGACAAGCATAATCCAAATCACCAAAATTGAGCATATTCCAATTGTTGGTTGATTCATAActtataaaattcatatctggccagcaccccctttggaatatatgagtgttagtatgaatatgatatataaataaaaaatcatACTAAGAAAAGGAAAATTGAAATTTACCACTCggcatgtgaattatgtaagCCTGAGAGAAATTATGTCATCGCTCCTCATTCgtccgtggagataagtttagatctggccAGACTCTTTCAAACGGAACCTGTTCGGATAAAACTACTCCAAAAATACCACCAGATGATTGAGGGTTATCCCTATTTTGCGGAACCTCAATATTATGGGCGTCTTGAGACTTGACGTACATTCcagcatttttatcacaagaagttcccggtgttcatccggagtcctcaaaaaatctttcAGAGTTTAATCGTCTTCAATGttaaactcaacataacaagcaaccccttacGGAGTAAACGAATATGGATATCTTCTGGTTACATTAATATTAACCGAACGTTTGTTCACACTCATTCTTTTACATATCAAAGTTatcaatctatcgtactccaatGTGACTGGCAACTTAACAATACATTGTAGAGAATAACTATAGTGTACTGAGTTATTCTTCACGACaacccccctcccctcccctccccctcccctcccAATATAATGCAACCCTAATTTTTTGCTCTTCTGACATTATGGCAAAATTCAGAAAAGTGAAGTAAACAAATATTTCGGAATGAGTAAGGAAAATAAAAAAGGATGTTGAAGACTGAATTTTTGAAGAACGAatgaaactccttaaataagtAAAAAATATGTGTGAGGGGTACAATAATTGGAGGATATAGCGCATTTAATTTATGTGTTATATCCACTAATTATTGTGGGTCAATCAATTAACAAGTATAGCGCATGAATTACATGCGCTATACGTTAACAATAAGGTATAGCACATGTAATTCATGCGCTATACATAAAAAGGTCACCAGTTATTTTTTCACCTATTTTGGCACTTTGAGTCCAAAAAAGtaacattttggttccggactccctATTTATATTGGCAACTAGGGAACaaagtcctaggatcaagcccctcttaaatgataattatgggggccattgaagaatgtgtaacggcaggctatgaatgtcatattctctataacagactatgtatttaatactgcagaatattcttcattgaatgttatcGGGTGACAGACACTCATTTGTCCCCATGAGCAACATCCCCTTCAAGGGCCTCCCGGTGCCAATCGAGACTGTTGCCCCTGGTTTTGACTTCCACCTGTCTCGCTTTTCACCTGTCTATGGTTCCACATGTCGCTTTATTATACGAGCATTTAATATGAATCGATTTTACCATATACATGTTCTTTGTTATAAACAAGGTGGACGTGCTTACGAACTTAAATGGTGGGAATATTGCCCTTATACATAGCAACTTACACGGACTCTTAACGTCTAAGGGAAGAATCGACCTTTTACTAGCAGTGGCGAAGCCACATTCAACCAAGGGGTGTCGATCGATACCCCTTCATCCAAAAGTTACACTGTATTGCTAGATAAATTTTTCTGtattatgtatatttactatatgTTGACTCCCCTTAGTTTTTCGGtgtatctaattatttatatttttgacACTCCTCGATGAAAATTCTGGTTCCGCCACCGTTTACTAGTATGACAAAAATTGATAGTCTTAAGTATGTACAACCTTAAGAATTGACCTTACGATAAAAATTTGATACAACCTGATTTGATATAGTCTTATACATTACAAAACTGACTCCTCTTTTCACTGAACCAGATTTTAAGATTTGTTACGAGCTATAATCAAGTTTCATATAGTTCTACTACCCTGGAACCATTATAATGCTGCGGGGCCATTGGTATATATCATTTTAATTTGTTGAATAACATGATACGAAAGTTTTGTTTTAAGTAGTTCCATCCAtggactggtagctgttgtttcTTGATTCAGAAGTACTGAGAGAACATAAGTCTCTGGACAAAAATACACTTTTAACCAAACTAGGTCAAACAGCTAGAAAATTAGATCTTCCTCTTGCTTCATTTTGGCAAAAAATTGTGTATTCAATTCAAATCTGAGAAGGTTGATACTATGATACATGACGGATGGCCATTTCCATGACTATGAAAAAAACCTCCAGATTCTCTAGGAGGCACGCTAGGGCAAACAGGAAAGAATTGATGGCGGGTCAAGGTTGTTTACACTGTACATGAACCAAAAAGCAATTAGTGTACAGTTTAATTACAAGGGAAGCTATGCTGAAATCATCTCCTTTTAGTCACACACCAAGAGCAGGATGCTCTAGTATCTCCTCGCGAAACAAGTGTGGCAACCACGTTATATACCAAGAGATAATCTCAGCAACCGAAGTTCTTCAATGAGCTAAAATTGTTTGGAGTGTACGAAATCTGTCCTTGGATTAGTTCCATTGTTTCATTTGCTGAATGGCAATTGCTTTGCTCCACTCTCTACAGCATCTCTCCATATCCTATACCTCACTCCTAGCTTATCGTATGACACAGGCAGGTTCCAAATGTTAGCACCATTGAGCATCCGCTCTTGCTGACCAATCACAAGCCGTAGGTCTTCGTTTAAAACCTGAAAATGTTTTCCCAAAGCAGAGATCACAAAAGAACAAATCAGAACATACCTTATTAAAtacttccttttcatttttttgGACGGAAAATCTTTAATGCATTATCCAGTTTACAACATATGCAGacattttttctttaaattagGAAATGAGTTTCCACTTTACATTTTGGCAAGTTTTAACTTTTAGTTGTTTTAATAATTTTGTTGTTTAACTAGATAGATGTGGAGTTCAGCCACTTTGCACTGGGAACTTTGAGATGTGATCTTGCAATGCTTGTTCCACAAGCCAGAGAGTTAATGGTAACAAGAGAAATCTCCACTTCCTGGCTGCAATTGCCAACTTAACAAGTGTTTGCTAAATGCATCTATTTCCAGGACTAATACACAGGAAACTGAGGTAACTTTTTCATACATTAATCAGGCCAAAATTATGCAGGAGAACTCAGCATTATAGGTATTGTGCAGGTGGCCATATATTTTGAGGAAGTCAATTAAACCAATCCGCATCATTACGAGGTTTATGTAATCACAGACACTACCAATGTTAAGGATAGAACTTAACCTGTTCAGCAAAATGCCTCCACACGTATTGCATGAAAGGGATGTGTTTTAGCACGGGAGCAAAATCCAGTGACATCCTATATAACAACCTTGTCTTCTGTTTAGATGCAGGTAAACATACATGAAGTTGGTGTAGGTGTGTAGAGCACTCTTTGGTACTCTGCCCTTCCAACTTGCCTGGCTTTGAGATTCCAATGGTTGATAGAACTATACAAGGTGGTCGAAATTCCATATCTATCGGATAGGGATCCCAATATCCTTGAAGACCAGATGCAGGAGTCAaaaaatttacaaagctgaaaaaGAAAGGTAACTAGTAAGTATTCCTAGCTTCGAGCCTTTACTGCAAACATTGTCAATAaggacaccccccccccccccggtttcccaaaaataaaaaagtaaaactaGAGAAATAAAGTAATGCACTGTTCTGGTTTTCATAAACTGGAAAAATCTTTTCCATGTTCATAGCTAATAATGCTCCAATATTTTCCCTCTACTCAATGCACAAGACGACTGTTCAATTTTTTTTGTCTAATTTTATACATCAATTAACAAGATTACAAAGATTTATTTCTCTATGCCTTAATAGAAAATTCATTATGGGACGTGAAGAAATTAGTAACTAGCAAAGTAAGAATTACCAACTAATCTCACTTGGTACCCTCCTAAGCAACCTTATGGAAGTTAACCAAGAAGCAACCTAACATAATGGACCTCTTAAATGAAATATGCAATGCAGGTCCAAATCGTTTTGGTAATGACATATATAGTCAGAAGAGTTATTCTGCAGACGGCAAACATGATGAATTCAGTGAGGTAATTTATTAGTATTTATGTTGGGAAGAAATCAGTAGTTATTAAGAAATTAAGAAATTATGCAGGAACCAAGAATTGCACTTTCAGTTCCATAATGTCCAAGATTTCAAGAACAAGCGCATCTTTCTTTGGTTTCAAAACTGAATACTAGTAGACCACTGTTACTCTAACTTCTAGACAATTTAGCATCGGTATAACACAACAAACCTTGGGACAGTCCATCCTTTAGCAAATGTAGACGTATGGGTGAAAGGAGCATGTGCAAGATCCAACAGATTGTCCAAAAGTAGCCCATGTTCCACTGGAAGTTCGATAACAATCTGCCAATTTCAAGAATATCAGGAATGAGGCAGAAAAGCTTAAAATACTGTCCTTAGATAGCCTTGTAAAAACAATTAAAATCTGAAGGCAGTGATATCAAACCTCTGCATGGATTTGAAATCCAGAAGGTGGCAGTAAAGAAGGAAGAGTAGCTGCAGGAGGATCATTTCCAGGCCAAATCCATATCATTCCCTCTTGCTCAAAGCATGGCAGAGCTTTGATCTTGACATTCAGAAATTTAGTTGATGGCATTTTCTCACATTTTCCGTCTGTTGAATATTCCCACCCTAAAGATCATCAAATAAACATAAAAAAACAAATGTCAGCTATTTCGTGCACTCTCCACGTATCAAGCACCAAATTGACTAAGCGTTATTTATTTCCCCAAATATAGGAAATTTGCACTGAAGAATGCTTCAATTCTTCTTATTCTCACCATGATAAGGACATTGGATGCGACCCTCATTAACTGAACCCAAATGAAGGGGGCAGGCTCTATGTGCACATGTGTTCTGGACACATCCAGGTTTTCCATCTTTCCCTCGAAAAATCACCCATGGTTCCTCAAAGCAATCAATTGGTGTCTGAAACATTATAGTCAAATTACCATCAAAAGAAGAGTCAGTGTTATACTGCAAAAAGCATAAAAATCTTAACAGACCAATTCCTATCTAAGTTTTCATTGTCATATTCTCTCCTCTTTCAGAAAGTTAGAGAGAAGATGTACAAAATGCTATAGGTTGGCAACACAGTATTATCAGTCCATTTAAGTAGCTTAACAT
It includes:
- the LOC104116717 gene encoding chlorophyllide a oxygenase, chloroplastic-like, translated to MSAIATSAALSFPFSFCRSTKTFTTRKCFKGGFGVFAVYEEAGELTNKKSSWLTLFDVEDPRSKFPQSKGKFLDANQALEVARFDIQYCDWRARQDVLTIMLLHEKVVEVLNPLAREYKSIGTMKKELAELQGALSQAHKEVHISEVRVSAALDKLAHMEALVNDRLLPERSAEESDRPSSSTGTSTVSRDTVKGKQPRRTLNVSGPVQDYSSHLKNFWYPVAFSADVKEDTMTPIDCFEEPWVIFRGKDGKPGCVQNTCAHRACPLHLGSVNEGRIQCPYHGWEYSTDGKCEKMPSTKFLNVKIKALPCFEQEGMIWIWPGNDPPAATLPSLLPPSGFQIHAEIVIELPVEHGLLLDNLLDLAHAPFTHTSTFAKGWTVPSFVNFLTPASGLQGYWDPYPIDMEFRPPCIVLSTIGISKPGKLEGQSTKECSTHLHQLHVCLPASKQKTRLLYRMSLDFAPVLKHIPFMQYVWRHFAEQVLNEDLRLVIGQQERMLNGANIWNLPVSYDKLGVRYRIWRDAVESGAKQLPFSK